A single region of the Rhodococcus sp. W8901 genome encodes:
- a CDS encoding baeRF11 domain-containing protein: protein MLYSDIPSHAEVRRLAGVEGHTCISIYTPTEDDIQEPGKSRIEFTNQVKSALEQVEDHKERVAFEQAFDDLIEDEAFWWYQARTLVVLATTDRVRRYRLPNRLGACAIVSDRFYIKPLLRTVTFPQTAFVLALAEGSVRLIEVTADQPPAKIDVPGLPKDAASYAGVPSLGRTTGGRVHGRGGSAGGAGSGRAAPDRAPGRVQGEEGRKLRVREYARAIDHELRSVLTGRDTPLILAAAEPTASIYRSVNNYHQLLDEGIQGNPEEMSDEQIARTTRTVLDGHYAQQLADTRKQFDDLRSKGRAQVEISDVARSATFGRIETLLVDIEGIVPGTIDPDSGTVELAELNGNHEYGVVDEIARRALLTGAKVLAVRSGDVPDEVPAAAILRFAQ from the coding sequence CACGCCCACCGAGGACGACATCCAAGAGCCGGGCAAGAGTCGTATCGAGTTCACGAACCAGGTCAAGTCCGCGCTCGAGCAAGTCGAAGACCACAAGGAACGGGTGGCATTCGAGCAAGCATTCGACGACCTGATCGAGGACGAGGCTTTCTGGTGGTATCAGGCGCGGACGCTCGTCGTGCTCGCCACGACGGACAGGGTGCGGCGCTACCGACTGCCCAACCGACTCGGAGCGTGTGCCATCGTCAGCGACCGCTTCTACATCAAGCCGCTGCTGCGGACGGTGACCTTCCCGCAGACCGCGTTCGTACTGGCCCTCGCCGAGGGATCCGTCCGATTGATCGAGGTCACGGCCGATCAGCCGCCGGCAAAGATCGACGTGCCGGGTCTGCCCAAGGACGCTGCGAGCTACGCCGGCGTGCCGTCACTCGGCAGGACGACCGGCGGCCGCGTGCACGGTCGGGGAGGATCCGCCGGGGGTGCCGGGAGCGGGCGGGCGGCGCCCGACCGCGCGCCGGGGCGGGTGCAGGGCGAAGAGGGACGAAAGCTGCGCGTGCGCGAGTACGCCCGCGCGATCGACCACGAACTGCGCAGCGTGCTGACGGGACGGGACACTCCCCTGATCCTGGCCGCCGCCGAACCGACGGCCTCGATCTACCGTTCGGTGAACAATTACCACCAGCTGCTCGACGAGGGCATTCAGGGCAATCCGGAAGAAATGAGCGACGAGCAGATCGCCCGGACCACTCGCACGGTCCTCGACGGTCACTACGCCCAGCAACTCGCGGACACCCGCAAACAGTTCGACGACCTGCGCTCGAAGGGCCGGGCCCAGGTCGAGATCTCCGACGTGGCCCGCTCCGCGACGTTCGGCCGAATCGAGACGCTGCTGGTCGACATCGAGGGCATCGTCCCCGGCACGATCGACCCGGACAGCGGAACCGTCGAACTGGCCGAGCTGAACGGCAACCACGAGTACGGCGTGGTGGACGAGATCGCCCGGCGGGCACTGCTCACGGGCGCGAAGGTCCTCGCCGTCCGCTCGGGCGACGTGCCCGACGAGGTACCTGCGGCCGCGATCCTGCGGTTCGCGCAGTGA
- a CDS encoding LLM class flavin-dependent oxidoreductase encodes MPDYGHTIRFGYFLVPDAHAPRAALDTAAVLDEAGFDLVGIQDHPYQKSFLDAWTLLSAIAARTEKLAVFPDVASLPLRPPAVLAKAAASLDLLSDGRVELGLGAGAFWDAIAAMGGERRSPGESVQALREAVSVIRLMWSGERSIRFDGEFYSVNGVHPGPVPAHPIGIWIGGYKPRMLRLIGEMGDGWLPSLGYIDADGIASASAAIDDAATAAGRDPSRIRRVLNIGDGIDVRDVENLPRALSSLALDHGFDTFVLSGPTDEPSLRYLAGEVFPRVRELVDQGRSGAR; translated from the coding sequence GTGCCCGACTACGGCCACACCATCCGATTCGGCTACTTTCTCGTCCCCGATGCCCACGCTCCGCGAGCGGCACTCGACACCGCCGCCGTGCTGGACGAAGCCGGCTTCGACCTCGTCGGCATCCAGGACCACCCATATCAGAAGAGTTTCCTCGATGCGTGGACCCTGTTGTCCGCCATTGCCGCTCGCACCGAGAAGCTCGCGGTGTTCCCGGACGTCGCCAGCCTGCCGCTGCGCCCGCCCGCGGTGCTCGCGAAGGCCGCCGCGAGCCTCGATCTCCTCAGCGACGGCCGCGTCGAACTCGGACTCGGCGCCGGCGCCTTCTGGGACGCGATCGCGGCGATGGGCGGCGAGCGACGCTCGCCCGGGGAGTCGGTGCAGGCCCTCCGGGAGGCGGTATCGGTGATCCGTCTGATGTGGAGCGGCGAGCGATCGATCCGGTTCGACGGCGAGTTCTACTCCGTGAACGGCGTCCACCCCGGGCCCGTTCCCGCGCACCCGATCGGCATCTGGATCGGCGGCTACAAGCCGCGCATGCTCCGCCTGATCGGGGAGATGGGCGACGGCTGGCTGCCGTCGCTCGGCTACATCGACGCCGACGGGATCGCCTCGGCCAGTGCGGCGATCGACGACGCGGCCACCGCCGCGGGCCGCGACCCGTCGCGCATCCGACGCGTCCTCAACATCGGCGACGGAATCGACGTCCGGGACGTCGAGAACCTCCCCCGCGCACTGTCCTCGCTCGCGCTCGATCACGGCTTCGACACGTTCGTCCTCAGCGGGCCCACCGACGAGCCGTCCCTGCGGTACCTGGCGGGTGAGGTGTTCCCACGCGTGCGCGAACTGGTGGACCAGGGCCGTTCCGGAGCCCGCTGA
- a CDS encoding glycine betaine ABC transporter substrate-binding protein: protein MTVIRRVLAGTAVVLATTLLASCGLESGGALPLKVGPASIQPVPELDGARITVGSKDFTEQIILGYMIEFALSAAGADVRDLTNIQGSNSTRDAQLAGQIDVSYEYTGTGWINYLGHEQPIPDSQAQFEAVRDEDLARNGMVWTDPAPMNNTYALATSRATAEQTGVRTLSDYAALVQRDPAAAATCVETEFNVRQDGFPGMAAAYGFDPARAEKRILQTGIIYQATADGSQCKFGEVFTTDGRIAALDLVVLEDDRQFFPKYNPALTMRADFAEQYPEVAEVMAPISAVLTNEAITELNRQVDVDGKDPAAVARQWLVDQGFVTAED from the coding sequence ATGACGGTGATTCGACGCGTCCTGGCCGGTACCGCGGTGGTGCTCGCCACCACCCTGCTCGCGTCGTGCGGCCTGGAATCCGGTGGCGCCCTGCCGCTGAAGGTCGGCCCGGCGAGCATCCAGCCGGTGCCCGAGCTCGACGGTGCCCGGATCACGGTCGGCTCCAAGGACTTCACCGAGCAGATCATTCTCGGCTACATGATCGAGTTCGCGCTGTCCGCCGCCGGTGCCGATGTCCGCGACCTCACGAACATCCAGGGGTCCAACAGCACCCGTGACGCGCAGTTGGCCGGGCAGATCGACGTGAGCTACGAGTACACCGGCACCGGGTGGATCAACTACCTCGGTCACGAGCAGCCGATCCCGGATTCGCAGGCGCAGTTCGAGGCCGTCCGGGACGAGGACCTCGCGCGCAACGGCATGGTGTGGACCGACCCGGCGCCGATGAACAACACCTACGCGCTGGCCACCAGTAGGGCCACGGCGGAGCAGACCGGCGTGCGCACGCTGTCGGACTACGCCGCTCTGGTGCAACGCGATCCGGCCGCGGCGGCGACGTGCGTCGAGACCGAGTTCAACGTCCGTCAGGACGGCTTCCCCGGTATGGCGGCGGCGTACGGGTTCGATCCGGCCCGCGCGGAGAAGCGCATCCTGCAGACCGGCATCATCTATCAGGCCACCGCCGACGGCAGCCAGTGCAAGTTCGGCGAGGTGTTCACCACCGACGGCCGAATCGCGGCCCTCGACCTCGTGGTGCTCGAGGACGACCGGCAGTTCTTCCCGAAGTACAACCCGGCGCTGACGATGCGGGCGGACTTCGCCGAGCAGTACCCGGAGGTGGCCGAGGTGATGGCGCCGATCTCGGCGGTGCTCACCAACGAGGCGATCACCGAACTCAATCGTCAGGTGGACGTCGACGGCAAGGATCCGGCGGCCGTGGCCCGGCAGTGGCTGGTGGACCAGGGGTTCGTGACGGCGGAGGACTGA
- a CDS encoding Clp protease N-terminal domain-containing protein → MTDPTRMSNPVRLDDLIEAIKKVHTDALEQLTDAVLAAEHLDEVADHLIGHFVDQARRSGASWTDIGRSMGVTKQAAQKRFVPKGPEEPADLDASQGFSRYTPRARNVVMAAQNEARAAGNDQITPEHLVLGLLADPEAIAVKVLAAQGFTPESVRQAATAVLPEGVDELPELIPFDAGARKALELTFREALRLGHNYIGTEHLLLALLELEDGAGVLAELGVDKAAADAFIVATLSQFLAARDDAGA, encoded by the coding sequence ATGACTGATCCGACGCGCATGTCGAACCCCGTGCGGCTCGACGATCTCATCGAAGCCATCAAGAAGGTGCACACCGATGCACTCGAACAGCTGACCGACGCGGTCCTCGCCGCCGAGCACCTCGACGAGGTGGCCGACCACCTGATCGGCCACTTCGTGGACCAGGCCCGACGCTCGGGCGCGTCCTGGACCGACATCGGCCGCAGCATGGGGGTGACCAAGCAGGCCGCGCAGAAGCGGTTCGTGCCGAAGGGCCCCGAGGAGCCCGCCGACCTCGATGCCAGTCAGGGCTTCAGCAGGTACACCCCCCGCGCCCGCAACGTCGTCATGGCGGCGCAGAACGAGGCGCGGGCCGCGGGCAACGACCAGATCACCCCGGAGCACCTGGTGCTCGGCCTGCTGGCGGACCCCGAGGCGATCGCGGTGAAAGTGCTCGCCGCCCAGGGCTTTACTCCCGAATCCGTTCGGCAGGCAGCCACCGCGGTCCTGCCGGAGGGCGTCGACGAGTTGCCCGAGCTCATTCCCTTCGACGCCGGCGCGCGCAAGGCCCTCGAACTCACGTTCCGGGAGGCACTGCGGCTGGGGCACAACTACATCGGCACCGAGCACCTGCTCCTCGCGCTGCTCGAACTCGAGGACGGCGCCGGCGTGCTCGCCGAATTGGGAGTGGACAAGGCGGCGGCCGACGCATTCATCGTCGCGACCCTGTCCCAGTTCCTCGCGGCACGCGACGACGCGGGGGCGTGA